From one Lactiplantibacillus paraplantarum genomic stretch:
- a CDS encoding DUF805 domain-containing protein: MANAYRKFWDNLLNFSGTATRSEYWWPVIINYILGGLLIAIIQMIMGHPIEDIYNWSDLSVNTMSKLIALIVWLGTLSLKFRRLHDSDHTAWWILIDLVPLIGTIWFFILMVLPSRPNRWQ, translated from the coding sequence ATGGCAAACGCTTATCGCAAATTTTGGGACAATCTTTTAAACTTTTCTGGCACGGCAACACGCTCCGAGTACTGGTGGCCCGTTATCATCAACTATATCCTTGGTGGGTTGCTCATTGCAATTATTCAGATGATTATGGGACATCCCATTGAAGATATCTATAATTGGAGTGATCTAAGTGTTAACACAATGAGTAAACTGATTGCGTTAATTGTTTGGTTAGGAACACTCTCACTGAAATTCCGCCGATTACATGACAGTGATCACACTGCATGGTGGATTCTGATTGACTTAGTCCCACTCATTGGGACGATCTGGTTCTTTATTTTGATGGTATTACCATCACGACCAAATCGTTGGCAGTAA
- a CDS encoding prenyltransferase has product MFKKWLTWPVFYELTEIYTAPLNIMWFVLGSAIAQYHLGTVNWLNVALCLVSVFIFDLAVNVSDNYYDYRHARDREGYAQKTNPIGRLKLPVAGVGRLALSLYLISLIPGIWLVLRTGWLVLVLGLVGYTIGIFYTAGPHPINATPLCETVVALAIAFLIELTCVVVSTYGQQPLTWSIVGTTFLLCLPLTLIFFCLQLANNTADRDEDILNHRYTLAYYLGKRGSVRLIQAFLVIGGVWPLVNVLLGLAPVVTIWVVLLLPIMWQGMRPFFAVQDKQKTFITTVKSASLFFILYPVLFVLGTWL; this is encoded by the coding sequence ATGTTCAAAAAATGGCTAACTTGGCCAGTGTTTTATGAACTGACAGAAATTTATACGGCGCCACTCAACATTATGTGGTTTGTTCTAGGAAGTGCGATTGCGCAGTATCACTTAGGTACGGTGAACTGGCTCAATGTCGCGCTTTGTTTAGTCAGTGTGTTTATTTTTGACTTGGCCGTAAACGTTTCCGATAATTATTATGATTATCGGCATGCGCGTGATCGTGAAGGTTATGCGCAAAAGACTAATCCAATCGGACGATTAAAGCTGCCCGTTGCGGGTGTCGGGCGGTTAGCGTTAAGTTTATACTTAATTTCATTGATTCCTGGTATTTGGTTGGTTTTGCGAACTGGATGGTTAGTGTTGGTGTTAGGACTGGTTGGCTATACGATCGGTATTTTTTATACCGCGGGGCCTCACCCAATCAACGCGACACCACTATGTGAGACGGTCGTGGCGCTAGCCATTGCTTTTCTAATTGAATTAACTTGTGTGGTTGTATCAACGTATGGTCAACAGCCGTTGACTTGGTCGATAGTCGGGACAACGTTCTTGCTGTGCCTACCGTTGACGCTGATCTTTTTTTGCTTGCAGTTGGCTAATAATACGGCTGACCGTGATGAGGATATTTTAAACCATCGTTACACCTTAGCTTATTATCTTGGTAAACGTGGTTCGGTGCGCCTGATTCAAGCTTTTTTGGTTATTGGTGGCGTTTGGCCATTAGTGAACGTCTTGCTTGGATTAGCACCAGTAGTGACGATTTGGGTCGTCTTGTTGCTCCCAATTATGTGGCAAGGTATGCGACCATTTTTTGCCGTTCAAGATAAGCAAAAGACGTTTATTACGACGGTTAAGAGTGCTTCGCTATTCTTCATTTTATATCCAGTTCTATTCGTTTTGGGAACGTGGTTGTAA
- a CDS encoding TspO/MBR family protein, producing MIKERPKFNWLHLLIFIVVVEAIGSLSAWLAGDIKAIYNGLSLPVLSPPDGLFGIVWPILYALIAIAGYLVYQQTINRRDRIMNTALFGIQLLLNFIWSIIFFSQSAYWWGLVIILILDLVVLLCILQFYRSSRLAAILMVPYMVWICFATYLTLGVALLN from the coding sequence ATGATCAAAGAACGTCCTAAATTCAACTGGCTTCATCTGCTCATTTTTATTGTCGTGGTTGAAGCCATCGGCAGTTTATCAGCCTGGTTAGCCGGTGATATTAAGGCAATTTATAATGGGCTTAGCCTACCAGTGCTTTCGCCACCAGACGGCCTATTTGGCATCGTTTGGCCCATCTTATATGCTCTCATCGCAATTGCCGGCTACTTAGTTTACCAACAGACAATCAACCGACGTGACCGTATTATGAATACCGCGTTGTTTGGGATTCAATTGTTGTTAAACTTTATCTGGAGTATCATCTTCTTCAGTCAATCCGCATATTGGTGGGGGCTAGTCATTATCCTTATTCTGGATTTAGTTGTCCTACTTTGTATTTTACAGTTCTATCGTAGCAGCCGACTAGCTGCAATTTTGATGGTTCCTTACATGGTCTGGATTTGCTTTGCAACTTACTTGACATTAGGCGTCGCACTATTGAACTAG
- a CDS encoding potassium channel family protein: MEAEQRQQRRIAFYHLIITLLTLWSAVNVVLLSFHIGDWHVETRISNGLLVVFAVDYFVRLGRSRDRKTFLIHSAFDLMGIIPMHPVFALFRLGRLARMVQYHHLFWKLGLDGKWSHDFHRFIYSTGFIYLFSISIAIIVLSALLFSVFEHQSLSDSLWWAITTATTVGYGDDTPHTAVGKVIAVGLMFGGIGFIGLLTSTITDFFTNQASPNMPAEASHDEDELRQLLVKIDTLTTKVDHLQNQVKRLEKSGYRKKH, encoded by the coding sequence ATGGAAGCAGAACAGCGACAGCAGCGGCGTATCGCATTTTATCACTTGATTATCACGTTATTGACGCTCTGGTCGGCAGTCAATGTGGTCTTATTATCATTTCATATTGGCGATTGGCACGTTGAGACGCGTATCAGTAACGGTTTATTAGTTGTATTTGCCGTTGACTATTTTGTACGATTAGGTCGTTCACGTGATCGCAAGACTTTTTTAATTCATTCAGCATTTGACTTAATGGGTATTATTCCCATGCACCCAGTATTTGCGTTGTTCCGACTAGGACGGTTAGCGCGAATGGTGCAGTACCATCATTTGTTTTGGAAATTGGGGTTAGATGGTAAGTGGTCCCATGATTTTCACCGCTTTATTTACAGTACGGGCTTTATTTACCTATTTTCAATCAGTATTGCGATTATTGTTTTAAGTGCCTTACTCTTTTCTGTTTTCGAGCATCAGAGTTTATCAGATTCCTTATGGTGGGCCATTACAACGGCGACGACCGTCGGATATGGCGATGATACTCCGCATACGGCGGTTGGAAAGGTGATTGCCGTTGGGCTGATGTTCGGTGGAATCGGCTTTATTGGTTTATTAACAAGTACGATCACTGACTTCTTCACTAATCAGGCTAGTCCCAACATGCCAGCTGAAGCGTCCCATGACGAAGACGAGTTACGACAATTGTTAGTCAAAATTGACACTTTGACGACCAAGGTCGACCATTTACAAAATCAGGTTAAACGGTTA
- a CDS encoding C69 family dipeptidase, with protein sequence MLSHQFNPYSACTSILVGKNASADGSTMIGRNEDSRAAWAKKMVIHAHHEFEEPQVFKSQDQDHPFTMTLPKIRAKYTATPEWTDQYGLFEEDGINEYGVAMSATESAYCNTRVLAADPYVSTGIGEEAMVTVTLPYIQSAREGVERLGHIIEEHGTYETNGILFSDVNEVWYMETGAGHYWVAQRIPDDAYAVVANQLAIQEIDFSDHDNYLYAQNIRNFVLDNQLASMDNGLNFREVFGTADLADRYYNTPRVWYGQKCFTPSVPQTPESFNLPFIQRADGLIHIDQIQGYLASHYQGTPFDPVGQGSVAEKHQYRPISLAKTQESHVLQLRPEVPVTLSGIHWLAMGVTAESVYVPFYAGATTTPAAYQVATEKYDATSAYWIFKHVGILVDAHYHELHGDLQTVQKELAIQLGHHIITTDRQVSQLHGDELATALTTANQEAAERALAAMQALAADLITKSTDMSPLNYDTDLNL encoded by the coding sequence ATGTTGTCCCATCAATTTAACCCTTATTCCGCTTGTACCAGTATCTTAGTGGGTAAAAATGCTAGTGCGGATGGTTCGACCATGATTGGCCGTAATGAGGATTCACGCGCCGCTTGGGCGAAAAAAATGGTCATCCACGCGCATCATGAATTTGAGGAACCACAGGTATTCAAATCTCAAGATCAAGACCATCCTTTTACGATGACGTTACCGAAAATCCGAGCGAAATACACGGCCACCCCTGAATGGACAGATCAATACGGCCTATTTGAGGAGGACGGGATCAACGAATACGGCGTTGCTATGAGTGCAACTGAAAGTGCTTATTGCAACACACGAGTATTGGCCGCCGACCCCTATGTCAGCACCGGGATTGGTGAAGAGGCCATGGTGACGGTCACCTTACCATATATTCAGTCCGCCCGTGAAGGTGTTGAACGCCTCGGACATATTATTGAAGAACACGGCACGTATGAAACGAACGGCATTCTCTTTAGCGACGTTAACGAAGTCTGGTACATGGAGACGGGTGCTGGTCACTATTGGGTCGCACAACGAATTCCAGATGACGCTTATGCGGTCGTTGCCAATCAACTTGCCATTCAAGAAATTGATTTTAGCGATCACGATAATTATCTCTACGCACAAAATATTCGTAACTTTGTTTTAGACAATCAGCTCGCCTCCATGGATAACGGGTTAAATTTCCGTGAAGTGTTTGGCACGGCCGACCTTGCCGATCGTTATTACAACACACCGCGTGTCTGGTATGGTCAAAAATGCTTCACACCGAGCGTGCCACAAACGCCTGAGTCGTTTAATTTACCGTTCATTCAACGCGCCGATGGACTGATCCATATTGATCAAATTCAAGGTTATTTGGCTTCTCATTATCAGGGGACCCCGTTCGACCCCGTAGGTCAAGGATCCGTGGCTGAAAAACACCAGTACCGCCCGATTAGTCTTGCTAAGACACAAGAATCACACGTCTTACAATTACGACCTGAAGTACCAGTCACCCTGAGCGGTATTCACTGGTTGGCGATGGGGGTCACCGCTGAAAGTGTTTACGTCCCGTTCTATGCAGGTGCGACGACCACGCCCGCAGCGTATCAGGTGGCAACTGAAAAGTATGATGCCACCTCGGCATACTGGATTTTCAAACACGTTGGTATCTTGGTAGATGCCCACTATCACGAATTACATGGTGACCTGCAAACCGTACAAAAGGAACTGGCGATTCAACTTGGCCACCATATCATAACTACTGACCGGCAAGTTAGCCAATTGCATGGCGACGAATTAGCGACAGCCTTAACGACCGCTAATCAGGAAGCTGCAGAACGAGCGTTAGCCGCGATGCAAGCCTTGGCAGCCGATCTGATTACTAAAAGTACCGATATGTCACCTTTAAACTATGATACTGATTTGAATCTTTAA
- a CDS encoding SPFH domain-containing protein — translation MKEKQVFHINGYIGLVLAIVFVLVGGWLVWVGATGDHFASIFLGALLIIIAAFGASSLTIVGPNEARVLTFFGKYIGTIRDSGLFMTVPLTSKFSISLRVRNFNSAILKVNDLRGNPVEIAAVIVFKVVDTSMALFAVDDYEQFVEIQSESAVRHVASEYPYDTFDDDKKITLRSNPTEVSDRLMEELQERLNVAGVEIVETRLTHLAYATEIASAMLQRQQSSAILSARKVIVEGAVSITEDTIARLEKDTGMQLSDDKKLQLINNMMVTIISERGTQPIVNTSEVK, via the coding sequence ATGAAAGAAAAACAAGTGTTTCATATTAATGGCTATATTGGGCTAGTGCTCGCGATTGTGTTCGTATTGGTCGGTGGCTGGTTAGTTTGGGTCGGTGCGACGGGCGACCACTTTGCTAGTATTTTTTTAGGGGCGTTACTAATTATTATTGCGGCGTTTGGCGCTAGTTCTTTAACAATCGTTGGACCTAATGAAGCCCGGGTGCTGACATTTTTTGGTAAGTATATCGGGACAATTCGGGATTCGGGGCTGTTTATGACCGTTCCGTTGACCAGTAAGTTTTCAATTTCGTTGCGGGTTCGCAACTTTAACAGTGCCATCTTAAAAGTTAATGACCTCCGAGGAAATCCAGTGGAAATTGCGGCCGTTATCGTGTTCAAAGTTGTTGATACTAGTATGGCGCTCTTTGCGGTAGATGATTATGAACAATTTGTTGAAATTCAAAGTGAATCGGCAGTACGGCATGTCGCATCAGAGTATCCCTATGACACGTTTGATGACGATAAAAAGATTACGCTACGGAGCAATCCAACCGAAGTTTCTGACCGATTAATGGAGGAACTTCAGGAACGGCTGAATGTCGCGGGAGTTGAAATCGTGGAAACACGCTTAACGCACCTTGCTTACGCGACTGAAATTGCCAGCGCCATGTTGCAACGACAACAATCTTCAGCAATTTTGTCCGCCCGCAAAGTCATCGTGGAAGGTGCCGTTTCAATTACAGAAGATACGATTGCCCGTTTGGAAAAAGATACAGGGATGCAATTGTCGGATGATAAGAAGCTGCAATTGATCAATAATATGATGGTTACCATTATTTCGGAGCGGGGTACGCAGCCCATTGTGAATACTTCGGAAGTTAAGTAG
- a CDS encoding lytic polysaccharide monooxygenase auxiliary activity family 9 protein encodes MLSTKKNRILRYLFVIVGMMIAFLGCSVVQASAHGFVTNPGGRAYLGSTWYPGGPLNTNIGSVMYEPQSIEAPKNTFIDGKIASAGIANFAQLDEQNANRWYKTPVRAGKLSVTWQLTARHKTSTWDYYLTKPGWNPNAPLKFSDFKKIASYNDNGAMPNEFVTHQVNIPADEKGYQILLSVWNIADTGNAFYQVSDLNVQ; translated from the coding sequence ATGTTAAGCACCAAAAAAAATCGTATCTTACGGTACTTATTCGTTATAGTTGGTATGATGATTGCATTTTTAGGTTGTAGTGTGGTTCAAGCTTCAGCCCATGGATTTGTGACTAACCCAGGTGGACGAGCTTATCTGGGGAGTACTTGGTATCCGGGTGGACCGTTGAATACCAATATTGGATCGGTTATGTATGAACCCCAAAGTATTGAGGCACCTAAAAATACATTCATTGATGGTAAAATTGCCAGTGCCGGTATTGCTAATTTCGCTCAATTGGATGAGCAAAATGCAAATCGCTGGTATAAAACACCAGTAAGGGCAGGTAAGCTTAGTGTGACTTGGCAATTGACAGCTCGCCATAAAACCAGCACGTGGGATTACTATCTGACAAAGCCTGGCTGGAATCCGAACGCACCGCTCAAGTTTAGCGATTTCAAGAAGATTGCTAGCTATAATGATAATGGCGCTATGCCTAATGAATTTGTGACTCATCAGGTGAATATCCCAGCAGATGAAAAGGGTTACCAAATACTATTAAGTGTTTGGAACATAGCGGATACTGGTAATGCCTTTTATCAAGTTTCAGATCTTAATGTCCAATAA
- a CDS encoding universal stress protein → MYQNILVPLDGSDNSYMALKHAVKLAQTFKSKLFLVNVIDITRLNAYSPAAYGGTLYTNLLKVAKDNSQDILDRGQQLATDAQVEALPIQVNSSPKASIATDLPKKYAIDLIVMGKSGTNAVSRILLGSTTAYVVQKAEVNVAVINTPDDTD, encoded by the coding sequence ATGTATCAAAATATTTTAGTTCCACTTGACGGTTCTGATAATTCCTATATGGCCCTAAAGCACGCAGTCAAACTGGCGCAGACGTTCAAATCAAAATTATTTCTGGTTAATGTCATTGACATCACACGATTAAATGCGTATAGTCCAGCAGCTTATGGGGGCACATTATATACCAATCTATTAAAGGTCGCGAAAGATAATAGTCAGGATATTTTAGATCGTGGTCAACAACTAGCCACCGATGCGCAAGTAGAAGCTCTCCCGATCCAAGTTAATAGCTCGCCCAAAGCAAGTATTGCCACAGATCTCCCCAAAAAATATGCTATTGATTTAATTGTCATGGGTAAATCTGGTACTAATGCGGTTTCTCGAATTTTGCTTGGCTCAACCACTGCGTACGTGGTGCAAAAAGCAGAAGTCAACGTGGCGGTAATTAATACACCAGACGATACTGATTAG
- the lysA gene encoding diaminopimelate decarboxylase, with the protein MNEQIKTDALNAAHHLMVGGVDTLALAEAYQTPLYVYDTGAIRAEIAAFKQVFETNHVDYQISYASKAFATVAMYQLIAQEHIHCDVVSGGELYTAQQADFPMANVSFHGNNKSLAELTMALDAGVGNMVVDNFDELQQLIALTNQRQQLTTIMLRIAPGISAHTHDYISTGQEDSKFGFDLNSGQADTAVKQAQAAPFLNLVGIHCHIGSQIFELNGFEMIVDKLVGVFARWQRELDFYPQIMNVGGGFGVKYTAEDHPLQPTDFVDAIVKETIAQTKAHHVPMLEIWIEPGRSLVAAAGLTLYTIGDAKEIPGIRKYLAVDGGMGDNIRPALYQAKYEAVLAKDPTLPAEQVASIAGKYCESGDMLIWNQQLPATKSGDVLAVLDTGAYGYAMASNYNRNPRPAVVFCEQGHSQLVVQRESYADLTRLDLPLSVPEETK; encoded by the coding sequence GTGAACGAACAAATTAAGACGGATGCTTTAAATGCAGCGCACCATTTAATGGTGGGTGGCGTTGATACATTAGCACTTGCAGAGGCTTATCAGACGCCGTTATATGTTTATGATACTGGCGCGATTCGTGCTGAAATTGCGGCGTTCAAGCAAGTGTTTGAAACGAACCACGTGGACTACCAAATTAGCTATGCTAGCAAGGCGTTTGCAACCGTAGCTATGTATCAGTTGATTGCCCAAGAGCATATTCATTGTGATGTGGTTTCCGGTGGTGAATTATATACGGCCCAACAGGCAGATTTTCCGATGGCTAACGTTTCGTTCCATGGTAATAATAAGTCATTGGCAGAATTAACAATGGCATTAGATGCCGGTGTTGGCAACATGGTTGTTGATAATTTCGATGAGTTGCAACAATTGATTGCGCTAACTAATCAGCGTCAGCAACTAACGACCATCATGTTGCGGATTGCACCGGGCATTTCAGCACACACACACGACTACATCTCAACGGGTCAAGAAGATTCCAAGTTTGGCTTTGATTTGAATAGTGGTCAGGCAGATACGGCCGTTAAACAAGCGCAAGCCGCGCCGTTTTTGAACTTAGTTGGGATCCATTGTCATATCGGGTCACAAATTTTTGAATTGAACGGCTTTGAGATGATTGTCGATAAACTCGTCGGGGTGTTTGCACGTTGGCAACGAGAACTTGATTTTTATCCGCAAATCATGAACGTTGGTGGTGGGTTTGGGGTGAAGTATACGGCAGAAGATCATCCGTTGCAGCCAACGGATTTTGTGGATGCCATTGTCAAGGAGACGATTGCTCAGACCAAGGCGCATCACGTGCCAATGCTAGAAATTTGGATTGAACCGGGGCGGTCATTGGTTGCCGCGGCTGGGCTGACACTATACACGATTGGTGACGCTAAGGAAATTCCTGGTATTCGGAAGTACTTAGCAGTTGATGGTGGTATGGGTGATAATATCCGACCAGCATTATATCAGGCCAAGTATGAAGCAGTCCTAGCTAAAGATCCAACATTACCAGCTGAACAGGTGGCATCAATTGCTGGTAAGTACTGTGAATCTGGTGATATGTTGATTTGGAATCAACAGTTGCCGGCAACAAAATCTGGTGATGTGTTGGCCGTTCTTGATACTGGCGCGTATGGCTACGCGATGGCTAGTAATTATAATCGTAATCCCAGACCGGCCGTCGTCTTTTGCGAACAAGGGCACAGTCAGCTGGTTGTCCAACGCGAAAGCTACGCTGATTTAACGCGACTAGATTTACCATTATCAGTGCCAGAAGAAACCAAATAA
- a CDS encoding 2-hydroxymuconate tautomerase produces the protein MPIVHIDLIAGRSQEQLKNLVKDVTAAVSKNTGAPAEHIHVILSEMQKNRYSVGGVLKSDEEAE, from the coding sequence ATGCCAATCGTACACATTGATCTAATTGCTGGTCGTTCACAAGAACAACTTAAAAATTTAGTTAAGGACGTGACCGCTGCAGTTAGCAAGAATACCGGTGCACCAGCAGAACACATTCATGTGATTTTAAGTGAGATGCAAAAAAATCGCTACAGTGTTGGTGGTGTTTTAAAGAGCGACGAGGAAGCAGAATAG
- a CDS encoding integral membrane protein: protein MGWIGATILGLTVGIAANAVGSHGQRQTIINLIIGPLGALGGQLGFGFAGPAIAGMTLLPVVSGAIILIVIGTLVFQTLQPQ, encoded by the coding sequence ATGGGATGGATCGGCGCTACTATACTTGGATTAACCGTGGGGATTGCTGCAAATGCAGTGGGATCACATGGCCAACGGCAAACAATAATTAATTTAATCATAGGCCCATTGGGTGCGCTTGGTGGTCAGCTGGGATTTGGTTTTGCTGGACCAGCGATTGCTGGGATGACGCTATTGCCTGTAGTTAGTGGGGCGATTATTCTGATTGTGATTGGTACGCTTGTCTTTCAGACACTTCAACCACAGTAA
- a CDS encoding CsbD family protein, which translates to MSDVNKKFDSKKDQLSGKAKEVEGKVTGDRAREAEGKTQSLMGKAKDKLADAEETVKGVVDEAKDKLKKQSDD; encoded by the coding sequence ATGAGTGATGTTAACAAGAAATTCGATAGCAAAAAAGATCAATTGAGCGGTAAGGCCAAAGAAGTTGAAGGCAAAGTAACCGGGGATCGTGCACGTGAAGCAGAAGGCAAGACCCAATCCTTAATGGGTAAAGCTAAGGACAAATTAGCTGACGCTGAAGAAACCGTTAAGGGCGTCGTTGATGAAGCTAAGGATAAATTGAAGAAGCAATCAGACGATTAA
- a CDS encoding GlsB/YeaQ/YmgE family stress response membrane protein, whose amino-acid sequence MHWLWVIIVGSAVGAFAGAIMSPGQSRGWLGHIIAGVIGALLGEVLIGPIGPELAGMTVMPAAIGAIAVTLIMMLLIQWSRVR is encoded by the coding sequence ATGCATTGGTTATGGGTAATAATTGTAGGCTCCGCAGTTGGCGCGTTTGCGGGGGCGATTATGAGCCCTGGTCAATCACGTGGATGGCTTGGGCATATTATTGCCGGGGTGATTGGGGCTCTGCTTGGCGAAGTGCTGATTGGACCAATTGGCCCCGAATTAGCAGGGATGACCGTAATGCCAGCCGCAATTGGGGCCATTGCTGTCACCTTAATCATGATGCTGTTGATCCAGTGGTCACGGGTCAGATAA
- a CDS encoding diacylglycerol/lipid kinase family protein yields the protein MTTTYGIFYNGQAGSGQAATVAHQTAQALLKHGIQTQLLTTPGIPRAIALIKQTLPQLAALIIIGGDGTLNVAMTALIQAEAHIRIGIIPMGTVNNFATRYQLPTDPEAAIELICTQPATQSVGMLVCNQRRAVVSSLTFGNLADISNEVRQSEKQRFGKLSYVYRAIRHIGHNKSLPIRYQFKHEPSHTLKTWFCLITTTKSVGGHVYSASAPGKMHISLLNNIGWRQIIPYIWFALTGNLQHSKAITQLTATSARITSATSQAVTTRIDGDPAVKLPIELSYLADRFELIVPAAS from the coding sequence ATGACAACAACTTACGGTATTTTTTATAATGGTCAAGCTGGTAGTGGCCAAGCAGCGACCGTCGCTCATCAAACCGCACAAGCGTTATTGAAACATGGCATTCAAACGCAATTACTTACCACACCAGGGATTCCGCGCGCAATTGCCTTAATTAAACAAACCCTGCCTCAACTAGCGGCACTAATTATTATTGGCGGGGATGGTACATTAAATGTTGCCATGACTGCCTTGATCCAGGCCGAGGCACACATTCGCATCGGGATTATTCCTATGGGAACAGTGAATAATTTTGCCACCCGTTACCAGTTACCAACTGACCCAGAAGCAGCAATTGAGCTAATTTGTACCCAGCCTGCAACTCAGTCGGTTGGAATGCTCGTTTGTAATCAACGGCGGGCAGTCGTCAGTTCACTGACATTCGGTAATTTGGCTGATATTTCTAATGAAGTTCGCCAATCAGAGAAGCAACGATTTGGAAAGCTAAGCTACGTTTACCGAGCTATTCGCCATATCGGTCACAATAAGTCACTTCCGATTCGCTATCAATTCAAACATGAACCAAGCCACACGCTAAAAACATGGTTCTGCTTAATTACTACAACCAAGTCAGTCGGCGGGCACGTCTATAGCGCATCCGCTCCTGGTAAAATGCACATCAGTCTACTTAATAACATTGGGTGGCGACAAATCATTCCATATATTTGGTTCGCACTAACGGGTAACTTGCAGCATTCCAAAGCGATTACGCAACTAACGGCAACCAGTGCCCGCATTACTAGCGCAACCAGTCAGGCCGTCACAACTCGGATTGATGGCGATCCAGCGGTCAAACTCCCAATTGAACTAAGCTATCTAGCCGATCGTTTTGAATTGATTGTACCAGCGGCATCGTAA